ATCGAAGACCTATACATGCCAAGTGGTATTGCTTATAAAGATGGCGATTTGTATGTTGCTGAAGTGGATAAAATCTTAAAATTTAACGACATCGATAATCAGTATAAAGATCCAAAAAAGCCGGAAGTGGTGTATGACAACTTGCCCGATGATAGTCATCATGGTTGGAAGTACATCAAGTTTGGCCCAGACGGTAAGTTGTATATCCCTATCGGCGTGCCTTGTAATGTCTGTGATGATGAAGGTTATGGCTTAATCATCCGTATTGACCTTGATGCTGACACCATAGAGCGAGAGGTCGTGGCGACCGGTGTGCGTAATAGTGTTGGCTTTGACTGGCACCCTAAAACCAAAGAGTTGTGGTTTACCGACAATGGACGCGACTGGTTGGGGGACGATGAGCCCGCTTGTGAGTTGAATCATGTCACTGAGCTCGGCGAATTCTTTGGTTTTCCTTATGTTCATGGTGACGACTTCATGGATCCCGCTTTTGGTAAAAAACTGGGCGATCGCATGTTCACCAAGCCCGCTTGGGAGTTCCAAGCGCATGTCGCACCATTAGGTATGATGTACTACACCGGTGATATGTTTCCTGAGAAGTACAAAAATACGATGTTTGTGACCCAGCATGGTTCTTGGAATCGTAGTACAAAGGTTGGTTACAAAGTGGTGCACTTAACTTTAGACGGGCAGAAAGTAGTCTCCCAAACTGATTTCGTCACCGGTTGGCTGGTAGATGGTGAAGTCAAAGGCCGACCTAACGATGTGATTCAGATGCCGGATGGATCATTGCTCATTTCTGATGATGGTTTTGGGAAGATCTACCGAGTGACCTATTCTGAGCAGTGAGCGCTCGGATACATCCTTGTATTGATAATTTGAACGATTTGGAGTGAATTGATTAATAGGGTTGCTTTTATACGATAAATGAT
The Kangiella marina DNA segment above includes these coding regions:
- a CDS encoding sorbosone dehydrogenase family protein, with translation MLKIFYSCSLALLSLGLQAAEVPENFSIELFAPEVEGARQMALSDSGVLYVGTRKAGKVYAVEDTDGDFKADKVYTIIEDLYMPSGIAYKDGDLYVAEVDKILKFNDIDNQYKDPKKPEVVYDNLPDDSHHGWKYIKFGPDGKLYIPIGVPCNVCDDEGYGLIIRIDLDADTIEREVVATGVRNSVGFDWHPKTKELWFTDNGRDWLGDDEPACELNHVTELGEFFGFPYVHGDDFMDPAFGKKLGDRMFTKPAWEFQAHVAPLGMMYYTGDMFPEKYKNTMFVTQHGSWNRSTKVGYKVVHLTLDGQKVVSQTDFVTGWLVDGEVKGRPNDVIQMPDGSLLISDDGFGKIYRVTYSEQ